From Patescibacteria group bacterium, a single genomic window includes:
- a CDS encoding YtxH domain-containing protein: MGRFKKGLLLGGILGAALMWLNVTPKGKEMRDKIMEHADALFMQLKESMKQLEGPTKEMYDALVERATEEYANKREMAMDVKAGLVKELKKRWGKLENEIKNR, encoded by the coding sequence ATGGGCAGATTTAAGAAAGGACTTTTGTTGGGCGGCATTTTAGGCGCGGCTTTGATGTGGCTCAATGTTACGCCAAAAGGAAAAGAGATGAGAGATAAAATAATGGAACATGCCGATGCTTTGTTTATGCAGCTCAAAGAAAGCATGAAACAGCTGGAGGGGCCCACCAAAGAAATGTATGACGCGTTGGTGGAGCGTGCCACCGAGGAGTACGCGAATAAGCGCGAGATGGCTATGGATGTAAAAGCGGGATTGGTGAAGGAACTGAAAAAGAGATGGGGGAAGCTGGAGAATGAGATTAAGAATAGATAA